In Candidatus Moanabacter tarae, the genomic stretch TATAGGGAATTCATATTTTAATCTTTATCGAATCAAAAAATCTAACGTACTCCTAGCATAATCATGCCATATTTTTAGAAGGCTAAAACACGAGAATGTTGTTAAAAAAAGAACTACACCCGACAATTATTTAAAAATCTACATTCATAGGCGAAAGAGCCGACATTATTGTTAAATTTCAGTTCTCGTAAGGAACAACTTCACAAATTTCAATATGCAAACTGCAAACAGAACACACTATCATCCGTTTTGTTGCTCCAGAAATAATTTGATTCAAAATGAACTGGCTATCAGCTGATCCAATCTGCCTGCAATTATTCTATTCACTACCCTATTCCGAGCAGACAACGTACCTTTATGAAGAGAGAAATAGCATGATCGACAATATCCCGACTGAAGAAAATATAACCATAATCTCGAAAAACATGGAATATCTCCATCCTTGCATTGTGTTTTGCATCTATTAGTTGTGATTGAGTCCAACCGTCCTGGACGTATCAGATAGGATAGAACCCATCACGGACATATAATGAGATTCCGACAAAGCTCCAATCTTCGATTATACAAATATAAAAGCTGGGCCTTTATTCTCCTTATCCTTGTCCTCGCCAACGGTCGGCTTCTTTCAAAGGCAAGAGATATTGGGATACCTTTTGAAGGGAATCCCGGAAGTTTGAACGCTATTACCGACGTCAGCGGCGTGACCGTAGGTCACAGCACGATCGTGAAAGGTCAAGGACAGCTGAGAGTAGGCAAGGGGCCCGTGCGTACAGGAGTTACGGCAATTTTTCCGTTAGGATCTATAACTTTAACGGAACCAGTTTTTGCCGGAATTTCTGCTCTAAATGGAAATGGGGAAGTAACAGGGGCAGCATGGGTGGAAGAGTCGGGCTTTCTGGAAGGTCCCATCCTCATCACTAACACCCACAGCGTTGGCATGACTCATCATTCGGTAATCTCCTGGCGTACTCGGCAAGCGGGGCCAGACTCGACTGGATACTGGTGGTCCCTTCCAGTAGTCGCGGAGACTTGGGATGGACACCTCAATGATATAAATGGGTTTCACGTTAGAGAGCGACACGTCTACGAAGCACTTGAATCGGCTCGAGGGGGGCCTGTTGCCGAGGGGAATGTGGGCGGGGGAACCGGTATGGTTTCTTACGAATTTAAGGGAGGTATTGGAACTTCGTCCCGAATTTTTAAGGTTGAAAAAGAGTTCTATACAGTTGGGGTTCTGGTCCAAGCGAATTGTGGCAGACGTGGACAGCTTCTCATCGCTGGGATACCTGTGGGACGGGAAATTTCTGAATATACTTTCAAAAAGAGGTCCAACCCGAAGCCTCCCCAGCAAAACAGTTCGATCATTATCGTTATCGCAACCGATGCACCCCTTCTTCCTCATCAACTCAAGCGGGTAGCTCGGAGAGCATCGCTTGGACTCGCCCGAACTGGAAGCACTTCGGCTAATGGATCCGGGGATTTCTTTATCGCCTTCTCCATCAAGCCAATTCATAAACTGAAGAATTCCTCGCTGGAATCGGCAGATATGGTACCTAATAGACTTTTGAACCCATTATTTACTGCGACAGTTCAAGCTACAGAAGAGGCTATCATCAATGCCCTTGTGGCCGCAGAGACTATGGAAGGAAGGGATAATCACAGGATTATCGCCCTTCCCCACAAACGTCTTAAAGAGATTCTTCAGAAGCATAACCGCCTTAGACCGAAACAGAAATGAATGCCCTAAACACACTTTATTCTTGTCCGACTTCCCTCAGGATTGTATGCATTAGTACCATAAATTGTGGTTAGAGTAAGTAACAACTGAAATTCCCTTGCCACTGTAGATCCGAACCCTAGGACCTGCCTACCAAAACCAGATCTAAAAAAAGGCGAAAAAATGTCAGAACCAAAAATTGCTCAGACCAGGCCTTTCGTTCAAAAAATGGACCCCGGCACCTATTATTGGTGCCGCTGCGGCTACTCCAATAAACAACCTTTCTGCGATGGGGCTCACAAAGGAACCGAGTTCTCGCCAATTGAAGTTGTTATCGATGAGCCGAAAGTCGTGGCCTTCTGCGGCTGCAAGCTCTCCTCCGATAATCCTCACTGCGACGGAACACACAGTACACTTTAGGGTTCAGTTGGCAAGGAATCCTCATTCCCGCATTCTTCCATTTTTAATGTCCAATGGAAACCCACGAAAAGAGGTTTTGCCTTGTACAGTCTAATATATTGAGAAGCATATTTTACGAAAAACAATGAGCAGTAATACAGTCGAAATAACTGAAGCTAATTTTGAAGAGCAGGTTGGGAATTCTGAGATTCCGGTGCTTGTCGATTTCTGGGCAGAATGGTGTGGTCCTTGTAAAATGATTGCACCGGTTCTTGAGGAAGTAGCAAAAGAAAGATCGGAATTGGTTAAAATAGGGAAAGTTAACGTAGATCATAGCACTACCCTAGCCAGTCGCTTTGAAATTCAAGCTATACCTACTATGTTAATTTTCAACAGCGGTGAGGTAAAAGAGCAGATTGTCGGTTTTACTAGTAAAGAAGCGATTCTAGAAAAAATCGATCAAGCCATTCAGTCGGATTCCTAGGGGCAGGCTTTCGGAAATCCAGGCACGTTTGTTTTGGATTGTCTTGGGAGATGGTATTACAAACCGACCGACCTCAGATTAGACTTTTGCTCGTACGCGTTTAACAAACGGTGCAATCCCAGGGTTTTCGGTAATAACCGTCGAACTCGATGACACCCGAACCCAAATCAAACAAGGAGCATAATAACCATCTAGGGGTCGCTATTCTTGCCGCCGGACAATCAACACGGATGGGCAAACAGAAACTCCTCTTGCCCTGGTGTAATTCGACGATTCTTGGCCATCTGATCACACTCTATAGAACTCTTCCAACGTCACAAATCACAGCTGTTTACACTAGGGGTAATTCTGCCGTAAGGAATGAACTCGAACGGAATGCAATTCCCTCACCAAATTGGATTGAGAATCCGAAGATCTCGCCAGAAATGTACAGTTCAGTACTTTGTGCGATCCGTTGGAAAGGATGGTCTAACCGGATCACACACATCGCTATTGTTCTCGGCGATCAGCCACAGATTAGAAAGGCTACTATTTTTCAACTCACCCAATTTTCCAGGAAGAACCCTGAATCTATCTGCCAGCCTCAATATAAGGAGAAACGCTGTCACCCTGTAATTTTGCCCCTATCAACCGCTCGCTCTATGGCTTCTCGGAACTTTATTCACCTAAAAGAAGCCCTTGAAGCCTATAAGCACCTTATTCTTCCATTTCCATCTCAAGACTCAGGCCTGATAAATGACATCGATACTCCAAAAGACTACTTAGAGCAACGAACCCTGCACGGTATGAGTAAACAGAATGGCCAGGAAACAGAGATACACGGAGAGCATTGCTCAAGAGACAGTAAAGGACCTTGTTAGTGACTCTGTAAGTGAAGTGTCGGCCATCTACCGATTCGGAAAGGGCCACTTAACAAACCCACTCAGGTTGCTTTTCTTCAGGTGAGATCTAATCCCTTAAAGCCTCAAGGATGCGCTCCATTTGTCCCTATCGGTTTAGTCCCATTAGAAATTCTGCATTGGTCTTCGTCTTCTTAACTCGTTGGATAAGCATCTCCATAGCCTCTGTGGAAGGAACCCCCTTCATTACTCGACGCAAAGAATAGATTTTATTCATCTCATCCAGATGATAGAGAAGCTCCTCCTTTCGCGTCCCACTTCGTTCCAAATTAATTGCTGGATACATCCGTTTGTCGACCAAAGCCCGATCCAAATGCAGCTCCATATTCCCGGTTCCTTTGAATTCCTCAAATATCACTTCGTCCATCCGACTGCCGGTCTCAATCAAGGCGGTTCCAATAATGGTCAAACTCCCTCCTCCTTCGATATTACGAGCCGAGCCAAAAAATCTTTTTGGCTTTTGGAGTGCACTCGCTTCCACTCCTCCCGAGAGAATTTTACCACTACTGGGGCGAAGAGTATTGTATGCTCTCGCCAGCCGGGTAATAGAATCGAGCAGAACAACGACATCTCGCGAATCTTCCACCATTCTCCGGGATTTTTCGATCACCATCTCTGCAGCATGCACGTGGCTCTCGGCCGATTGATCGAAAGTCGAGCTCACAACCTCGCCTACAACCTGCCGCTTAAAATCCGTGACCTCCTCTGGCCGCTCATCAACGAGTAGGACAATAAGGTGAACATCCGGGTTGTTCAATGCGATGGCATTCGCAATACATTGAAGGAGTACTGTTTTCCCAGTCCTCGGTGGTGCAACGATAAGCCCCCTTTGCCCCAAGCCGATCGGAGTCAGTAAATCAACGATACGCATTGAGAGGTTGTCCCAGCCTACATCGGAATTACTCTCCAGAAGAATGCGCTCAAGCGGATAATAGGGGATCAGGTCCTCAAACGGCGCTACCCCCTGATTTTTCGCCATTGCATCATCCATAACCGAGATTAACTTGATGACGAAAGGGCAGCTCTCCCCTTCCCGATGGGGATGCACTTGGGTATCTAGGATCTGTCCTCTTTTCAGCCCATATTGCTTAATTAAGCCAGCTGACACAAAGGCACTGTAGGGCCGTATACGATAGTTATCATTTTCGAAGACAATCAGCCCAAATCCCTGATCCGTAATCTCTAATACTCCTCTCATCACAATTGGCACTCGGCGCTCGAACCCTGTTCGAATCACCTCATCGATCAGCATGTTCCGATTGGGAACTCCATTTGTCGAAACTCCAAGTGCCTTAGCCTCCTCCACCAATTCCACAAGAGACATGTTCAAAAGTGGAGTCACCAGAAGTGGACTCCCCCCGGTCGAATGCTCCTGTGACAAGATTTCCATCTCTTCCAGGTTGCTTAGGAAGTCATATCCGGTCAGATTGCCAATATTTGTTCCAATCCCATTTTCAATCTCTTGCAGGCCGCGCTGCGGACGTCCGCGAGGCTTCCTCTTTTGCTTCTTTCTTGGCATCAACGACCGGTTATTAGGCGATCTCCTTTCTCCTGACTGCCCTCGTGATCCTCTTCTGTTTCCCTCATTCGTATTTCTACGACCCTTCGCTGTATCTCCACCTAGCCTCCTGTGATTTTCGCGTTGTTCTCCTTTCTGATCACTTATAACGGGCTCCTCGGAAGGAGTATTCGTTGAGATTACATTCCTTCCAGAATCGGATTCGAGGACAACTTCCTCTTTGTTGCTTTCTTCGTTATTCGACATAGTAACGTCGCAGTAGGCATATCCTACTGCACTCTTTTTAGAATCTCCTTTTAATGGATTCGCCCAAGTTTGGGATTACTCAACAAAGGAAAAATTCTGCCTTCAGTACTGAGACTTGCTCTAGTAAAAATTTAACTGGTCCATTATTGGACAATACGAAATCTGAACGATTGAGTTTCTCTCTCAAGGGCAACTGTCGATCAATCCGCAGCTTTACCTGCTCGTCGGTAAACCCTTTAGCCCTCAATCTCGCTAACTGCAAAGACTGGCTTGCCGATACACAAACAGTAAAATCAAATAGTTTTTCAAGGTTTTTTTCGAACAAAAGAGGGATCTCTACAACCCAAAGAACCCTGGGCATTGCCCGAACATTTAATTCCCAGTGCTTCCTAACTAAGGGATGAAGGAGGGTTTCTAACCATTCAAGATCCCCCGCACCGCCAAATACAATACTAGCAAGGTGCTTCCTGTCAACCTTTCCCCGTCTTCCGAAGATTCTTTCGCCAAACCGATCTCTAAGAGCACTCCTTACCAATTTGTCCCCGTCAAGCAACTCCTTCACAACAGCATCAGAATCCACCGTTTTCGCCCCTTCGGACTCGAAGCCTGCAAGCGCGGTTGATTTTCCGCATCCAATGCCTCCTGTTAGGCCGATAACCATTTTCAAATGTCAGAAAATGTTTCCATCACAGGCCAATTTAATGTGGGGAAATTGTATCGTATAGGAATATGACACGAAAAACGTGATTCAAATAGCAAACCTGAATTCAGAACTGCCATCTTGGAGATGGTTTTAGAAACCGAAAATCTCTTTTCGAGCTGCTATACAAACACATCATACCTCTGGTCAACTTTACACCCGAGATTACGATCTCGGAGATCAACCTCCTACTTTGCAAGCAGCGGATCACCTATGTTCATCAATGGAAGCGGCATCGGACTATCACCATCTAGAAAATATAATTTTGTCGAGGGATCCTCGCTAATTTCCTTTAGAGCCTCAAGAGCTTGAAGCTGCAAATAGGCGGGATTAGAAGCGATCGCTTCATTAATTTTGTTGATCTCATAGGCTTGAGCATCTGCCAGAACCCTCCTTTGCTCTGCTTCCTCCTCAGCTGCTGCTCGCGAAGCCTCGGCCGCAACGACCTTTTGATTCATTTCGATTCTCACTCGTTCCAACTCTGCCTTCTGCTTCTCTACCTCCTGTTCACGTGTTTTCTTCGCTTCGATTCCCCTTGTTATGGCAACCGGTAAATTGATATCACGAATCAGTACCGCTTGGACTTCAATACCCTTCGCGGTTAGGTAATCCTTAAGAGCCACTTCCAAAGATGCTTGTAATTGTTCTTGGGTATCTTCTAGAAAAAAGTCTTCAGCACGCTTGATCGTTTTCCCCTGCTCGCGCAGTAAGGAGCGAAGTGTGGGTAGCAAGTGAACTGTCACCGCTTCTCCAATGGAACCAGTTTCCTTGAGAATGCTTGGGGCCATCCCACCAATGATCCT encodes the following:
- a CDS encoding Beta-peptidyl aminopeptidase BapA codes for the protein MRFRQSSNLRLYKYKSWAFILLILVLANGRLLSKARDIGIPFEGNPGSLNAITDVSGVTVGHSTIVKGQGQLRVGKGPVRTGVTAIFPLGSITLTEPVFAGISALNGNGEVTGAAWVEESGFLEGPILITNTHSVGMTHHSVISWRTRQAGPDSTGYWWSLPVVAETWDGHLNDINGFHVRERHVYEALESARGGPVAEGNVGGGTGMVSYEFKGGIGTSSRIFKVEKEFYTVGVLVQANCGRRGQLLIAGIPVGREISEYTFKKRSNPKPPQQNSSIIIVIATDAPLLPHQLKRVARRASLGLARTGSTSANGSGDFFIAFSIKPIHKLKNSSLESADMVPNRLLNPLFTATVQATEEAIINALVAAETMEGRDNHRIIALPHKRLKEILQKHNRLRPKQK
- a CDS encoding Thioredoxin C-1, which produces MSSNTVEITEANFEEQVGNSEIPVLVDFWAEWCGPCKMIAPVLEEVAKERSELVKIGKVNVDHSTTLASRFEIQAIPTMLIFNSGEVKEQIVGFTSKEAILEKIDQAIQSDS
- the mocA gene encoding Molybdenum cofactor cytidylyltransferase codes for the protein MTPEPKSNKEHNNHLGVAILAAGQSTRMGKQKLLLPWCNSTILGHLITLYRTLPTSQITAVYTRGNSAVRNELERNAIPSPNWIENPKISPEMYSSVLCAIRWKGWSNRITHIAIVLGDQPQIRKATIFQLTQFSRKNPESICQPQYKEKRCHPVILPLSTARSMASRNFIHLKEALEAYKHLILPFPSQDSGLINDIDTPKDYLEQRTLHGMSKQNGQETEIHGEHCSRDSKGPC
- the rho_1 gene encoding Transcription termination factor Rho; its protein translation is MSNNEESNKEEVVLESDSGRNVISTNTPSEEPVISDQKGEQRENHRRLGGDTAKGRRNTNEGNRRGSRGQSGERRSPNNRSLMPRKKQKRKPRGRPQRGLQEIENGIGTNIGNLTGYDFLSNLEEMEILSQEHSTGGSPLLVTPLLNMSLVELVEEAKALGVSTNGVPNRNMLIDEVIRTGFERRVPIVMRGVLEITDQGFGLIVFENDNYRIRPYSAFVSAGLIKQYGLKRGQILDTQVHPHREGESCPFVIKLISVMDDAMAKNQGVAPFEDLIPYYPLERILLESNSDVGWDNLSMRIVDLLTPIGLGQRGLIVAPPRTGKTVLLQCIANAIALNNPDVHLIVLLVDERPEEVTDFKRQVVGEVVSSTFDQSAESHVHAAEMVIEKSRRMVEDSRDVVVLLDSITRLARAYNTLRPSSGKILSGGVEASALQKPKRFFGSARNIEGGGSLTIIGTALIETGSRMDEVIFEEFKGTGNMELHLDRALVDKRMYPAINLERSGTRKEELLYHLDEMNKIYSLRRVMKGVPSTEAMEMLIQRVKKTKTNAEFLMGLNR
- the coaE gene encoding Dephospho-CoA kinase, which translates into the protein MVIGLTGGIGCGKSTALAGFESEGAKTVDSDAVVKELLDGDKLVRSALRDRFGERIFGRRGKVDRKHLASIVFGGAGDLEWLETLLHPLVRKHWELNVRAMPRVLWVVEIPLLFEKNLEKLFDFTVCVSASQSLQLARLRAKGFTDEQVKLRIDRQLPLREKLNRSDFVLSNNGPVKFLLEQVSVLKAEFFLC